One Lactobacillus sp. CBA3606 DNA segment encodes these proteins:
- a CDS encoding PRD domain-containing protein, which translates to MLHIKKVLNSSVVLATNEQHQEFILLGKGIGYGQKNGAIITEGAFNQVFVPAPDANVEQLLATIASSSPQLIEITQQIVKHASQRMTTKLSDTLYISLLDHLKFALERAEKGIVITNRVYWEIKTYYPNEFEIGQFAVTLVNETSGTDFSEQEAANIAAHVINAENGTDERKDALKAGQLIGRIINIIKYQAGSGLDESSPNFQRCIIHVKFLVERAIAKRLLTDADPAMVALVQSQNPRAFQIAKQVTVYLNMKFKTPIPAEETMLMALQIQRILK; encoded by the coding sequence GTGTTACACATCAAAAAAGTGCTAAATTCTAGCGTTGTGTTGGCAACTAACGAGCAGCATCAAGAATTTATTTTACTTGGTAAAGGGATTGGTTATGGGCAAAAAAATGGTGCTATTATAACTGAAGGTGCTTTTAATCAAGTTTTTGTTCCAGCCCCAGATGCTAATGTGGAGCAGTTGCTGGCAACGATTGCCTCCTCTTCACCACAATTAATTGAAATTACGCAACAAATTGTTAAACATGCGAGCCAACGAATGACTACTAAACTTAGTGACACATTGTATATTTCGTTATTGGATCATTTAAAATTCGCATTAGAACGTGCTGAAAAAGGGATTGTGATTACGAATCGTGTTTATTGGGAAATTAAAACTTATTATCCGAATGAGTTCGAAATTGGCCAATTTGCCGTGACACTGGTGAATGAGACTAGTGGAACTGATTTTTCAGAACAAGAGGCGGCCAATATTGCAGCACATGTGATTAATGCTGAGAATGGCACGGATGAACGAAAAGATGCCCTAAAAGCTGGTCAGCTAATTGGTCGGATTATTAATATTATTAAATATCAAGCTGGCAGTGGCTTAGATGAGAGTAGTCCTAACTTTCAACGGTGTATTATTCATGTCAAGTTTCTTGTGGAACGGGCGATTGCCAAGCGTTTGTTGACGGATGCTGATCCAGCGATGGTAGCGTTAGTTCAAAGCCAAAATCCACGAGCTTTTCAAATTGCTAAGCAAGTTACTGTTTACTTAAATATGAAGTTTAAAACGCCGATACCAGCTGAAGAAACAATGCTGATGGCGTTACAGATTCAACGGATCTTGAAGTAA
- a CDS encoding LytTR family DNA-binding domain-containing protein, whose protein sequence is MKKILSKLNQPDFIQIAKGAAINVNHLQSLEAAFSGSMTAFLTNQLKMQVSRKYLPQLRQQLGM, encoded by the coding sequence TTGAAGAAAATCCTGAGCAAATTAAACCAACCAGATTTCATTCAAATTGCCAAAGGCGCCGCCATTAACGTGAACCATCTCCAATCGTTAGAAGCCGCCTTTTCCGGCAGTATGACGGCCTTCTTAACGAATCAGTTGAAAATGCAGGTGAGTCGTAAATACTTACCACAGTTGCGACAACAATTAGGGATGTGA
- a CDS encoding glycoside hydrolase family 1 protein encodes MSLRKDFLWGGAIAANQVEGAWNVDGKGLSVADVATYKPKVDVQDYRKQVGVTTADIEMALKTKHVEDYPKRRGIDFYHRYSEDLALFHEMGFKTLRLSIAWTRIFPTGEEDEPNAAGLAYYKAIFAKMHTYQIEPIVTLSHYEMPLALATKYNGWADRRVIDLFVKFCKACFKAFQTDVKYWLTFNEIDSVTRHPFTSAGIIPDQTANLLQTEYQAFHHQFVASALVTKACHEIIPGSQVGCMLTKLTDYPNSSDPRDVLASFNKNTMNYFPADVQVFGEYPELVLNYFKTNQIEIKLAPDDLAILKANPVDFVSFSYYMSMVSSYDQNNLTLTTGNTVVGGKNPHLDVTEWGWTVDPTGLQISLLQLYDRYHKPLMIVENGMGAKDVLTATHEVHDDYRINYFRAHFQAMIKAVDAGVDLLGYTSWAPIDLVSASTSQMSKRYGFIYVDEDDLGHGTLRRYRKDSFAWYQKVIRTNGADLT; translated from the coding sequence ATGAGTTTAAGAAAAGATTTTTTGTGGGGTGGCGCGATTGCTGCCAACCAAGTTGAGGGTGCATGGAATGTTGATGGTAAAGGGTTGTCGGTTGCGGATGTGGCAACTTATAAACCAAAAGTTGACGTTCAGGATTACCGTAAACAGGTTGGTGTAACGACTGCTGATATTGAAATGGCACTTAAAACGAAGCATGTTGAGGATTACCCGAAAAGGCGAGGGATTGATTTTTATCACCGCTATTCAGAAGACTTAGCGTTGTTTCACGAAATGGGCTTCAAAACGTTACGGTTATCGATTGCTTGGACTCGGATTTTTCCTACTGGTGAAGAAGATGAACCGAATGCAGCTGGGTTAGCATACTATAAAGCTATTTTTGCTAAAATGCACACGTATCAGATTGAGCCCATTGTTACGCTCTCACATTATGAAATGCCACTAGCCTTGGCTACTAAGTATAATGGTTGGGCCGATCGACGCGTTATTGACTTATTTGTTAAATTTTGCAAAGCTTGTTTTAAAGCCTTTCAAACAGATGTTAAATATTGGTTGACGTTTAACGAGATTGACAGTGTCACGCGCCATCCGTTTACGTCGGCCGGAATTATTCCAGATCAAACGGCCAATTTACTACAAACCGAATATCAAGCTTTTCACCATCAGTTTGTAGCTTCGGCATTGGTCACCAAGGCTTGTCATGAAATTATTCCGGGCAGTCAAGTTGGCTGTATGTTGACGAAACTGACCGATTATCCAAATTCATCTGATCCACGTGATGTATTAGCCTCGTTTAATAAAAATACAATGAACTATTTTCCAGCGGATGTGCAGGTTTTCGGTGAATATCCTGAATTAGTTTTAAATTATTTTAAGACCAATCAGATTGAAATTAAGCTAGCACCTGATGATTTAGCAATCTTAAAAGCAAATCCAGTTGATTTTGTTTCTTTCAGTTATTACATGTCGATGGTTTCATCCTATGATCAAAATAACCTGACTTTAACGACCGGAAATACAGTTGTCGGTGGTAAAAATCCCCACTTGGATGTAACTGAATGGGGTTGGACCGTTGACCCAACTGGCCTCCAAATTTCATTGTTACAGCTTTATGACCGTTATCATAAGCCTCTAATGATTGTTGAAAACGGCATGGGGGCTAAAGATGTGTTAACAGCAACGCACGAAGTTCATGATGATTATCGAATTAATTACTTTAGGGCTCATTTTCAAGCGATGATTAAAGCAGTTGACGCCGGGGTTGATCTCTTGGGATATACCAGTTGGGCACCAATTGATTTAGTCAGTGCTTCAACCTCACAAATGTCTAAACGCTATGGTTTTATTTATGTCGACGAAGATGATTTAGGCCATGGAACGCTTAGACGATATCGGAAAGATTCTTTTGCTTGGTACCAAAAGGTAATCCGAACGAATGGAGCTGATTTAACATAA
- a CDS encoding alpha/beta hydrolase has translation MTKRKKWLLAVVAVVAVVVIGITGGSFYLYHFAFEPTPKVLTHSSKRSHTTLKKNQAWLKTVKKQTWHEWSATDHLKLVADFVPATKKTTRTIVVAHGYMGNKEQMASYIRLWHRRGYNVLAPDDRGNGQSAGDYYGFGWPDRLDYVKWTRQVVKRVGPKSQIGLFGVSMGGATVMMMSGEPLPSQVKAIIEDCGYTSVSDELSYELKELYHLPKFPLIYTASLVADAKAHFNFLKASSVAQLKHNKLPIFFIHGGQDTFVPTKMVYQNYRATTVKTKKIWVVPGAGHAESYTTQPKLYTQKVTQFMGMYVK, from the coding sequence ATGACTAAACGTAAAAAATGGCTACTTGCTGTCGTCGCAGTGGTTGCTGTCGTTGTTATCGGGATAACAGGTGGGAGTTTCTATCTCTATCATTTTGCTTTCGAGCCGACGCCGAAAGTCTTGACGCATAGTTCTAAACGCAGTCATACAACTTTAAAAAAGAACCAAGCTTGGCTGAAGACTGTCAAAAAACAAACTTGGCATGAATGGTCAGCAACGGATCATTTAAAATTAGTGGCTGATTTTGTACCGGCAACTAAAAAAACGACACGGACGATTGTCGTTGCCCATGGCTATATGGGGAATAAAGAACAGATGGCAAGCTATATTCGTCTCTGGCATCGCCGTGGATATAATGTTTTAGCTCCTGATGACCGCGGCAATGGTCAAAGTGCCGGCGATTATTATGGGTTTGGTTGGCCGGATCGTCTAGATTATGTTAAGTGGACGCGCCAAGTCGTCAAACGGGTTGGTCCTAAGAGCCAGATTGGCCTGTTTGGTGTCTCAATGGGGGGTGCCACTGTCATGATGATGAGCGGTGAACCGTTACCGTCACAGGTTAAAGCGATTATTGAAGATTGTGGTTATACGAGTGTGAGTGACGAGTTAAGTTATGAACTCAAAGAACTGTATCATTTACCAAAATTCCCACTAATTTATACCGCGAGTTTGGTCGCTGATGCGAAAGCTCACTTTAACTTTCTTAAAGCGAGTTCAGTTGCGCAGCTAAAGCATAATAAGTTGCCCATCTTTTTCATTCATGGTGGTCAGGACACGTTTGTGCCAACCAAGATGGTCTACCAAAATTATCGTGCCACCACAGTTAAGACTAAAAAAATCTGGGTGGTACCAGGTGCAGGCCATGCCGAATCGTATACGACGCAACCGAAATTGTATACGCAAAAGGTAACGCAATTTATGGGAATGTATGTGAAGTAA
- a CDS encoding nucleoside 2-deoxyribosyltransferase, whose translation MNNVYLAAPFFDEAQKARIAQVKAALIANPTINSAGIFLPEEHQFEAEPFGSRAWQQYVYASDMRQVHRADLVVALLDFDMTSDTNEPDSGTMFEIGAAVAEKTPVLVVQFDADKQLNLMIAQGLTAYFDASKDGLQALAAYDCDNLKSRPAKRPVF comes from the coding sequence ATGAATAACGTTTATTTAGCCGCTCCTTTTTTTGACGAGGCCCAAAAAGCACGCATTGCTCAGGTTAAAGCTGCTTTAATCGCTAACCCAACCATCAACTCAGCCGGTATTTTCTTACCAGAAGAGCACCAATTCGAAGCTGAACCCTTTGGTAGCCGAGCTTGGCAACAATACGTCTATGCCTCCGACATGCGGCAAGTTCACCGCGCTGATCTAGTGGTCGCCCTGCTCGACTTCGACATGACCAGTGACACTAACGAACCTGATTCCGGTACTATGTTCGAAATTGGCGCCGCCGTGGCTGAAAAAACGCCGGTCTTGGTCGTTCAATTCGATGCTGACAAACAACTCAACTTAATGATTGCCCAAGGCTTAACTGCTTATTTCGATGCTAGCAAAGATGGATTACAAGCATTAGCCGCATACGATTGTGACAACCTTAAATCCAGACCAGCCAAGCGCCCCGTTTTTTAA
- a CDS encoding type II toxin-antitoxin system RelE/ParE family toxin — protein MSNPNITFVYTDEFNKEWCELKLTKKHRDDFEAKIAAYRNRLPVNNHGKKFPGSIIKGTGGAYKYRYADPESTQGKSGSYRTIYFVAQGSQLWFLKIYKKNHKVTLTNPEKRALYKFSKLLSRKAYEND, from the coding sequence ATGAGTAACCCTAATATCACGTTTGTCTATACGGATGAGTTCAATAAAGAATGGTGTGAGTTAAAGTTAACTAAAAAACACCGTGATGATTTTGAGGCTAAGATTGCCGCATATCGAAACAGGCTTCCAGTAAACAACCATGGCAAAAAATTTCCGGGTAGTATCATTAAGGGTACTGGTGGCGCATACAAGTATCGTTATGCCGATCCAGAAAGTACACAAGGAAAAAGTGGTAGTTATCGGACCATTTATTTTGTTGCTCAAGGTAGCCAGCTCTGGTTTCTTAAAATCTATAAGAAAAATCATAAAGTAACACTCACCAATCCAGAAAAAAGGGCCCTATATAAATTTTCAAAATTATTATCAAGAAAGGCTTATGAAAATGACTGA
- a CDS encoding DUF3021 domain-containing protein, which yields MLKESLKSAGIGILIGSFTFLVVIMSLSPTINITRANILSNWVMSALIGLLSMIFDSEKMPFALALVSHYGGVLLLVGLTGVYNGLWPIFIAHPVRYLLSVTLIYGLVWLGLQISNRIDVRRMNERLAKRRQMKK from the coding sequence ATGCTGAAGGAAAGTTTAAAGAGCGCCGGGATTGGGATCTTGATTGGGTCGTTTACTTTTCTAGTCGTGATCATGAGCCTCAGTCCAACGATTAACATCACCCGTGCCAACATTCTAAGCAACTGGGTCATGAGCGCCTTAATTGGGCTGTTATCCATGATTTTTGACAGTGAGAAAATGCCATTTGCATTAGCGCTAGTTAGCCATTATGGTGGCGTTTTATTGCTTGTTGGCTTAACCGGCGTATATAATGGCTTGTGGCCTATCTTTATAGCCCACCCGGTGCGCTATTTATTAAGCGTGACGCTGATTTATGGTCTCGTTTGGCTGGGCTTACAAATTAGTAATCGGATTGATGTTCGCCGCATGAATGAGAGACTGGCTAAACGCCGACAAATGAAAAAATAA
- a CDS encoding DNA-binding transcriptional regulator — translation MTEKLTALQKSIRQATAALNGDGSQVTTHEVSIMPAPQYSATEIKAIRAEIEVTQRVLATVLSVSPRTVESWESGKSRPSRSASRLLEIIKKQPEVLTLIRG, via the coding sequence ATGACTGAAAAATTAACAGCTTTACAAAAGAGTATCCGACAAGCAACTGCAGCATTGAATGGCGATGGGTCACAGGTTACAACTCATGAAGTCTCAATTATGCCAGCACCACAGTATAGTGCAACTGAAATTAAAGCAATTCGTGCAGAAATTGAAGTTACTCAGCGGGTCTTGGCAACGGTTCTTTCTGTGTCACCAAGGACAGTTGAATCATGGGAAAGTGGCAAATCTCGTCCTAGTCGTAGTGCCAGCCGATTGCTAGAAATTATTAAGAAGCAACCCGAGGTATTGACCTTAATTAGGGGCTAG
- a CDS encoding PTS beta-glucoside transporter subunit IIBCA, whose product MDFKASAKLIVAGVGGIKNVTSLIHCSTRLRFSLNDFDQADLDQLKAIDGVLGAVIAGGQCQVIIGNDVVEMFDAVQALLGNSTDSIAVKGSKQSFGKVILDFIIGVFQPLVPAIAGGGILKAVLMLLAMIGWVSDKSQTYQILNLVGGAPLYLLPLLVAITAAQKLKVNPLVAVSTVGVLILPDMVTMLAKGTNLFGMSVMNVTYSSQVFPAILSVLFYAVMERFFTKYSPKPIRIFFVPMMAMLITAPITLLFLGPLGYVAGEGFVSAILFLNTHLGWVATALLAGVLPFMVATGMHKPMIPYVVATFSTVGKESLYLPASLAHNISESGTCFAIAFRTKDTKLRATAISAGISALFGITEPALYGVTLQHKRALISVIIGGVVGGTYIGIAGLSAFTLVGPGLASLPMYVDKTNPANLMHALIGFGISFVVSFVAGLCLWQNETESDTEQTLTDTTTVLAEDLKAPIAGKLMPLSSVPDDVFSQGLLGQGIAVIPSEGRLVAPTAGTIEMVYETKHALGMKTDNGAEILFHIGLDTVQLNGQYFESDVKVGQRVQAGEVLEVFDLAQIKAAGYNPITMMVVTNQDAYTVAVDENRENSIDNAVMNIAKLGV is encoded by the coding sequence ATGGATTTTAAAGCAAGTGCTAAGTTAATTGTTGCAGGTGTCGGTGGCATTAAGAATGTGACAAGTCTCATTCATTGTTCGACCCGTCTCCGGTTTTCACTAAATGATTTTGACCAGGCTGATTTAGATCAATTAAAGGCGATTGATGGGGTGCTCGGAGCTGTGATTGCGGGCGGTCAATGCCAGGTTATCATTGGGAACGATGTTGTTGAAATGTTTGATGCGGTTCAAGCTCTGTTGGGCAATAGTACTGACAGTATTGCGGTTAAAGGCTCCAAACAGTCTTTTGGGAAAGTCATTTTAGATTTCATCATTGGAGTTTTTCAGCCATTAGTACCAGCAATTGCTGGTGGTGGGATTCTGAAAGCCGTGTTAATGTTATTAGCAATGATTGGTTGGGTCAGTGATAAAAGTCAAACTTATCAAATCTTGAATTTGGTTGGTGGCGCCCCCCTATACCTATTACCATTATTGGTTGCGATTACGGCTGCCCAAAAATTAAAAGTTAATCCATTAGTTGCGGTGTCAACGGTGGGAGTCTTAATCTTACCAGACATGGTCACAATGTTAGCTAAAGGAACTAATTTATTTGGCATGTCAGTGATGAATGTGACTTATAGTTCTCAAGTATTTCCGGCTATTTTAAGTGTTTTGTTTTATGCAGTAATGGAGCGATTCTTTACTAAATATTCACCAAAACCAATTCGTATTTTCTTTGTACCCATGATGGCCATGTTGATTACAGCACCAATTACGCTGTTATTTTTAGGGCCACTCGGATATGTCGCTGGTGAAGGATTTGTAAGCGCTATTTTGTTTTTAAATACGCATCTTGGTTGGGTTGCAACTGCATTGTTGGCTGGCGTATTGCCTTTCATGGTGGCAACTGGTATGCACAAACCAATGATTCCGTACGTGGTAGCCACGTTTAGTACGGTTGGCAAAGAGTCACTCTATTTACCCGCATCGTTAGCGCATAATATTTCTGAAAGCGGGACTTGTTTTGCAATTGCATTTAGGACCAAAGATACTAAATTACGAGCAACAGCAATTTCAGCCGGTATTTCAGCCCTATTCGGTATTACTGAACCGGCACTTTACGGGGTAACCTTACAACATAAGCGCGCTTTAATTAGCGTTATTATTGGTGGGGTCGTTGGAGGGACCTATATTGGAATCGCTGGGCTCAGTGCCTTTACGTTAGTTGGTCCTGGCTTAGCCAGCTTACCTATGTATGTTGACAAAACTAATCCAGCGAATCTAATGCATGCATTAATTGGCTTTGGTATTTCATTTGTTGTTTCGTTTGTTGCCGGTTTATGTTTGTGGCAGAACGAAACAGAGTCAGATACGGAACAAACGCTTACTGATACAACTACGGTGTTGGCTGAAGACTTAAAAGCGCCAATTGCTGGCAAGTTGATGCCTTTGTCATCGGTCCCAGATGATGTTTTCTCACAAGGCCTATTGGGACAAGGAATTGCAGTTATACCTAGTGAGGGTCGGTTGGTTGCACCAACTGCTGGCACGATTGAGATGGTCTATGAAACTAAACATGCATTGGGCATGAAAACTGATAATGGTGCCGAGATTTTATTTCACATCGGTTTAGACACAGTTCAACTAAATGGTCAGTATTTTGAGTCTGATGTTAAAGTTGGTCAGCGAGTGCAAGCTGGTGAGGTGCTAGAAGTTTTTGATTTAGCACAGATTAAAGCGGCTGGCTACAATCCGATTACGATGATGGTTGTGACCAATCAGGACGCATATACAGTAGCGGTTGATGAAAATCGTGAAAATTCAATTGATAATGCAGTTATGAATATTGCTAAGTTAGGAGTATAG
- a CDS encoding ABC transporter ATP-binding protein produces MTLLTAIGITKQFGAKFAVKQIDLTVQAGQLVAFLGPNGAGKSTTINLLTGTIAPTAGTIEMAGFSPDNRHYQKQIGVVFQKSVLDDQLTVWQNLKSRADMYQGVTLTPTSELITAIGLTSILNQTYGTLSGGQRRRVDIARALIHQPKLLFLDEPSTGLDIQTRTVIWRTLNRLRQQQGLTIILTTHYLEEAAEADFVYVIDQGQIIAADTVAQLQATYAHSQLMIETDQPEVVLAQLAPEWHVLQTGKQLQIALPDDQQAIKLLTKIQPVVTHFEFRHGNMDDIFMALTGKEIRS; encoded by the coding sequence ATGACATTACTGACAGCAATCGGTATTACCAAACAATTTGGCGCTAAATTTGCCGTTAAGCAGATTGATTTAACGGTCCAAGCCGGCCAGTTAGTGGCTTTCTTGGGGCCCAATGGCGCTGGTAAATCAACAACAATTAATTTATTAACTGGCACCATAGCACCCACTGCCGGGACCATTGAGATGGCCGGATTCAGTCCAGATAATCGCCACTATCAAAAGCAGATTGGCGTTGTTTTTCAAAAAAGTGTCTTGGATGATCAGTTGACGGTTTGGCAAAATCTTAAAAGTCGTGCGGATATGTACCAAGGGGTAACTTTAACGCCCACAAGTGAATTGATTACCGCCATTGGTTTGACGTCGATCCTTAATCAAACTTATGGAACGCTCTCAGGTGGTCAACGCCGGCGAGTTGATATTGCACGTGCCTTGATTCATCAGCCTAAATTACTCTTTTTAGATGAACCCTCGACTGGCTTGGATATTCAGACGAGAACAGTTATCTGGCGGACCTTAAACCGATTACGCCAGCAACAAGGCTTAACGATTATTCTGACCACGCATTATTTAGAAGAGGCAGCTGAAGCCGATTTTGTCTACGTGATCGATCAGGGCCAAATTATTGCGGCCGATACGGTTGCACAACTGCAAGCCACCTATGCACACAGTCAACTGATGATTGAGACGGACCAACCCGAAGTGGTATTGGCGCAATTAGCACCAGAATGGCATGTTCTACAAACGGGTAAACAATTGCAGATTGCATTGCCGGATGATCAACAGGCCATTAAGTTGTTAACCAAAATCCAGCCGGTCGTGACGCATTTTGAATTCCGCCACGGAAATATGGATGACATCTTCATGGCCCTCACCGGAAAGGAAATTCGCTCATGA
- a CDS encoding ABC transporter permease yields the protein MMALVKRHLTLYFGNKSGVFFSLLGALIAFILYLVFLKQNMLTSWSQLAAPQNLLDPWLIGGTLAVTAVTTTANGLNQMIVDRESGTLADLALTDMSFIGIQCSYLVSAIIIGTLMQSMMFVAMVGYFSLTDQVMLSLTLILPVLGIMLLSSVVWTTFNLLLLSFVTNPDSLGKIGAILGTSAGFFAGVYIPIGAVPVAAQNVMKVTPFPYNAAIYRQALMADQLKTTFKPAPQLRDYFEQTLGIGIQLQHLTSWQENGLILVGFSVIFGALTLVFAKRSRRQAINKV from the coding sequence ATGATGGCTTTAGTTAAACGGCACTTAACGCTTTATTTTGGCAATAAAAGTGGGGTCTTCTTTTCGTTACTAGGCGCGCTCATTGCCTTTATCCTGTATCTCGTCTTTTTGAAGCAGAACATGTTAACCAGCTGGTCACAATTAGCAGCCCCACAGAACCTATTAGATCCCTGGTTAATCGGTGGTACATTAGCGGTAACCGCCGTCACCACGACCGCAAATGGTTTGAATCAGATGATTGTCGATCGCGAATCGGGGACACTGGCTGATTTAGCATTGACCGATATGTCCTTCATTGGCATTCAGTGCAGTTACTTAGTGAGCGCTATTATTATTGGCACCTTAATGCAGTCGATGATGTTTGTCGCAATGGTTGGTTACTTTAGTCTCACGGATCAAGTCATGTTGTCATTAACGCTGATTTTACCCGTTTTAGGGATTATGTTATTGAGTAGTGTGGTCTGGACGACTTTTAATCTACTCCTCTTATCGTTCGTCACTAATCCGGATTCGCTCGGAAAAATTGGGGCCATTTTAGGGACATCTGCCGGCTTTTTCGCCGGGGTCTACATCCCAATTGGGGCAGTTCCGGTCGCCGCGCAAAACGTGATGAAGGTCACGCCATTTCCTTATAATGCGGCGATCTATCGCCAAGCCTTGATGGCTGATCAACTAAAGACGACTTTCAAACCGGCACCACAATTGCGTGATTATTTCGAACAGACATTAGGTATTGGGATTCAGTTACAACATTTAACCAGTTGGCAAGAAAATGGCCTAATCTTAGTCGGCTTTAGTGTCATCTTTGGTGCCCTCACCCTGGTATTTGCCAAGCGCAGTCGTCGCCAAGCCATCAATAAGGTATAA
- a CDS encoding DUF1836 domain-containing protein gives MTAQPLTEFHLLPWEQFPTMPVYMDQLLQLVNQTLAPLEIPAVTKTMVNSYVKQHFFSRPTTGRQYARHQLAAVLVVTILKQDFSLTTISQAILTIRESRQIEARYTQFGQAFEQTLRGQTVTLAPDVMTKAIQLAAQTVATHLLTKRQLATLASEVATND, from the coding sequence ATGACAGCACAACCTTTAACTGAATTTCACTTATTACCATGGGAACAGTTCCCAACAATGCCAGTTTATATGGATCAATTATTACAGTTAGTTAACCAAACCCTGGCCCCCCTGGAGATTCCAGCGGTCACTAAAACGATGGTCAATAGTTATGTGAAGCAACATTTCTTTAGTCGACCGACGACGGGGCGGCAGTATGCACGGCATCAGTTAGCTGCCGTGTTGGTCGTGACAATTTTAAAGCAAGACTTTTCTTTAACGACGATTAGTCAGGCGATTTTAACGATTCGAGAGTCGCGTCAGATTGAAGCGCGATACACGCAGTTCGGTCAGGCTTTTGAACAAACTTTGCGTGGGCAAACAGTGACATTAGCCCCGGATGTCATGACAAAAGCGATTCAGTTGGCTGCCCAGACGGTCGCAACTCACTTATTAACGAAACGACAATTAGCCACTTTAGCAAGCGAGGTAGCGACCAATGACTAA